In one Polaribacter sp. ALD11 genomic region, the following are encoded:
- a CDS encoding formimidoylglutamase has product MNQDFLIPIKDSVVAYLALQSASCLGHSIQIHSTEEGFPDLENVQIAIFGVQEDRNSQDNFGCGEDLYLIRRKFYQLFPGNWHTNIADLGDIEKGNQVSDTYFAVREIITSLLKKNIIPVIIGGGQDITYVNYRAYDALEQSVNITAVDSRFDLGSLEEDLTSQSYLSKIIMQEPNNLFNYCNVGYQTYFNSQEEISLLDNLFFDAHRLGKAKELENIEPAFRNADIVSIDIGAVRQSEAPANNNASPNGFYGEEICAIARYAGISDKVSSFGIYEYNSKHDNNHQTAHLIAQIIWYFIEGVNFRVKDYPFSGKENYQRFTVLLEDDEPLTFYKSNKSGRWWIEINILSNNKYKRHALIPCTYKDYTDATQQIIPEKWYKAMKKMV; this is encoded by the coding sequence ATGAACCAAGATTTTTTAATCCCTATAAAAGATTCGGTTGTTGCCTACTTGGCATTACAGTCTGCGTCTTGCTTGGGCCATAGTATTCAAATACATTCTACAGAAGAAGGTTTTCCTGATCTAGAAAATGTTCAAATCGCTATTTTCGGAGTGCAAGAAGATAGGAACTCGCAAGACAATTTTGGTTGCGGAGAAGATTTGTACCTTATACGAAGAAAATTTTACCAGTTGTTTCCTGGTAATTGGCACACAAATATTGCCGATTTAGGGGATATTGAAAAAGGTAATCAAGTTTCAGATACTTATTTTGCAGTTAGAGAAATAATAACCTCATTGCTGAAGAAAAATATTATTCCAGTAATTATTGGTGGAGGACAGGATATTACCTACGTTAATTATCGGGCTTATGATGCTTTAGAGCAGTCTGTAAATATTACTGCAGTAGATAGTCGATTCGATTTAGGTAGTTTAGAAGAGGATTTAACATCACAATCTTACCTTAGTAAAATAATTATGCAAGAACCAAATAACTTGTTTAATTATTGTAACGTAGGCTATCAAACCTATTTTAATTCGCAAGAAGAAATAAGTTTATTAGATAATTTATTCTTTGATGCACATCGATTAGGTAAAGCAAAAGAATTAGAAAATATAGAACCTGCGTTTAGAAATGCAGATATTGTTTCTATAGATATTGGTGCTGTTAGGCAAAGTGAGGCACCAGCAAATAATAATGCTTCACCAAATGGTTTTTATGGTGAAGAAATTTGTGCAATCGCAAGATATGCAGGTATTAGTGATAAAGTTTCTTCTTTTGGTATTTATGAGTACAATTCGAAACACGACAATAACCATCAAACAGCACATTTAATTGCGCAAATAATTTGGTACTTTATTGAAGGTGTTAATTTTAGGGTAAAGGATTATCCATTTTCTGGTAAAGAAAATTATCAAAGATTTACGGTCTTGTTAGAAGATGATGAACCGCTAACATTTTACAAAAGCAATAAGTCTGGAAGATGGTGGATAGAAATAAACATTTTATCAAATAATAAATACAAAAGACATGCGTTAATACCATGTACATATAAAGATTACACAGACGCAACACAGCAAATTATACCAGAGAAATGGTATAAGGCAATGAAAAAAATGGTGTAA